One Xiphophorus maculatus strain JP 163 A chromosome 23, X_maculatus-5.0-male, whole genome shotgun sequence genomic window, ACGTCAGTCAGAACATAAAAGCTAAACCATTTCAAGCAGAAAACTGGACAAACGCAGATGCTACAAGAcatggaaacacaaaacaaatgaaaaaacaaaaaaataaagcatttattttttaagttaacatgtaaagaaatattatGTATTCGATGCAATGTTAAACACAGCGCAAGAATCtacaaacagctttaaaaacacTGTCATACGTCTCAATATGggaagaagcaaaacaaatatttatcatTATCAAGTTGATTTCAAAACGCAATCTCAAAAACATAGCGGGAAGTATTCCTACCTGAGGAGAGGAATCATTAAGTCCGAATACATCAGCAAAGTCTGTTGGACTTTTCTTCAGAGTCTGGTCAGCAGGCAGCGTGTTGTCATTGTAAGATGATACAAACTTAAAGTCACTGGTTCTGGATCCTGTTGTCAGGTAGGCATCATAATTATAGGTGCTGCGTAAAGTTCCTGTTCCGTCAACATCTGCGTAACTTGGAGGAAGATAAGCTCCTGGGATGGCTACTGCTCCATCAAAcaacagtctgggctttctcctaCGACAGAACCTCACAcccaggatgatgatgatgaaggtcagAAAGAAGGTGGACACAGACACCAGTGCAATGATCAGGTAAGAGGTCAACTTGGAGTTCTTCTCATCAAAagaaatgtctttcagttctgGCACTTCAGCCAAGTTATCagaaataagtaaatacatTGAACAGGTGGCAGACAGAGAGGGCTGTCCATTATCTTTCACTGCAACAATCAGGTTCTGTTTCATGCTGTCAGATTCTGAAATGTCCCGCTGTGTCCTGATTTCTCCACTGTGTAGATCAATACTGAAAAGTCCTGGATCTGTGGCTTTGACTATATGATAGGACAGCCAGGCGTTCTGTCCAGAGTCTGCGTCCACTGCTATCACTTTAGACACCAGAGACCCTCCATGTGCAGCTTTAGGGACCAACTCAGTCATGAAGGAGCTGCCCTCTGGTGCTGGGTACAATATCTGAGGAGAGTTGTCATTCACATCAGATATGAACACACTGACAGTCACGTtgctgctgagaggaggagAACCATTGTCTCTGGCCATCACTTGGACTTTAAAACTCCTGAACTGTTCATAATCAAATGACCTCACAGCGTGGATCACTCCTGTGTCTCCATTAACAGATAGATAGGAGGACACCGAGGCACCGTTCACCTCACCAGGTAACAGAGAATAAATCACTGTACCGTTTTGTCTCCAGTCAGGATCTCTAGCAGAAACAGTACATAAAGAGGAGCCAGGTTTGTTATTTTCACTCACATATGCGCTGTAGGACTGTTCCTCAAACACAGGTGGGTTGTCATTGATATCAGCTACAGATAACTGAATAATTTTAGAggaagacagaggaggagagccCTGATCAGTGGCAATGATTGTAATGTTGTAATCAGATACTAGTTCACGGTCCAGTTGTCCTGTGGTCACTAGAGAATAATAGTTTTTAATAGAAGGAACCAACTTAAAAGGAACATTTTCCTGGATGGAACAGCTGACCTGTCGATTATTCCCAGAGTCTCTGTCCTGTACATTAATGATCCCCACTTCTGTATTAGGTGACATGTTCTCAGGTATGGGGTTAGACAATGACTTTACATATATAACTGGGGCGTTGTCATTTACATCTATAATATCAATGATAACTTTTGCCTCTGAGGACAGTCCGTAACCATCTTTTGCCTCCACAAAAACCTCAAATCTCGCTCTGTCTTCATAATCTATTTTCCCTGTAACAATCATCTCTCCTGTTTTTGAatcaagagaaaataaagactgAGATTTATCAGAGAGTCGACTAAATTCGTATGTAACCTCGCCATTGATTCCTTCATCTTTATCTGATGCACTTACTGTGATGACTGGAGTTTTTAAAGCAGAGTTTTCCGGTAACCTTGCTGAATACACAGCCTCGGTAAATACGGGAGCATTGTCATTAGCGTCGAGAACAGTAACATGTATGACTACAGTCCCTGATCTCGGAGGAGATCCGCCATCTACCGCTGTTAATATAATTCTTAGTTCTTGCTGCTCTTCTCGATCTAACTCTTTATCTAAAACCAGTTCACCATATTTTCTCCCAGGGCTCGTCTGAACATTGAGCACAAAATTGGGGTTTTGCTGCAGGTCGTAGCTTTGGACAGCGTTCTGGCCTATGTCTGCATCGTGCGCAGCATTAATGCGATACCTAGCTCCTTTGTCGGTTGACTCACTGATTTCAAGCTTAATAATATCCTTTGGAAAGATCGGCTCATTGTCATTTATGTCTTGTACCTGCAGAGACAAGCGATGTAGCTCGAGAGGATTTTCCACGAGAAGCTCGTATACAAGAATGCAGGCTGGCTTTTCTCCACAAAGCTCCTCTCTGTCTATTCTTCCCGTGACAAATAAATTTCCGTTCTTCAGGTTAATTCCGACATACTGCTTTTCGCGTCCTTCCATTTCAACACGAGCTTTACGTGTTGCTAGTTTCCCCACGTCCAGTCCCAGATCTTGCGCGATATTTCCGATAACAGACCCATGTTTAAGCTCCTCTTGGATGGAATAAGTCAGATCTCCGCCAGCGAAAGgcatcagaaaaaagaaaaaaaatataccgTGTTGGCTTTGAAGGCGGCGTCTATTCATCATTTCAACGCTGCTCTCCAAAAGCCACACCATTTATTAGTGAAGGTTAAAAATTGAATAGTAACGCGCTTTTGCCGCACTTGCAAAAAAGGCTCTGTTTTTCTATAGAACAGAGGTAAAACCCAGTTGCGGGTGGTGTGCAAAGCAGTGGAGCAACATTTAAATCCAAAGAAAGTCTATAGTGACACCGTGAGTTTAAATGATATTACAAcacttcagagatttttttttttagtctgacCCTATTTTGGTATCAAATCTtcttgcaataaaatgttttccatacATCAcgtttaaatcatttattttaatattacaagtAAGAAAAAGATTTCTCACCTTGATTTGAGTTACATTGCACAGAAGTATCCAAATGAAATCATTGTCAAACGTCGCAACCGCAATAACTTAATGCACATTTGACATACTTAAAACcactaaataaatactaaaaatatttatttttgttggagaTATTTACCAGAAAAATTCCTTTTATTGGATACATTTTCACACACCACGCACAAATTACcaattgaaagtaaaaaaaaaaaatgtttttatctaattgaaatatgaaataaatgcGAAGAGACAGCAAAATTTAGACAATGGTGTCGCAAAGAAAAATCCATAATTTTCATTTCTAGGGGAATATTAAACTATCTACGTAGTGTATTTCTTACGGAATTGTAGATTAAATGCATCATCGATACTCAACCCAATCTCAATCTCACTCCCTACTCGTCATGTATTGACGCAGGGGAAGGTCCGTcggcgtcacatattgacgcgcagggtacccctttcgcgtcaatatgtgacgcgagGGGCTTTACTCTATGTGTTGCACACTCGAACAAAAGTGATGTCGAGACATGCGGTTGTTGTAAATTTcctttactttcctttttttctcgaAACACGAACATCCATAATCCAACGTGCGTCACACTCAGGCTGCTAGCTCCTACTCGGCTTCTTCAACACGCAAGCACTTAGGACCCAAAGCTGCCCTAAGCGCCTATTCAAAAGTGATGCTTTTCTAAACTCATTTCACTCTCAGCCAGAATAGTTATCAACATATATATGAATGTACAGCTTCACATGGACAATGAATCGCAGTGctttttaataagaaaacaaagcaaaatattcaTAGGAACAAGAATAGAATCATTTTAatggaaggggggggggggggggtcctTGATCTAAAGTCCCCAGCAACTGGTCCCTCACATATGCCTTACCGTAATTTTTGCCCTAAAACTAACCAAATCGTCGGGGTTTTGAAGGTTCGGCAGCGGTTACAAGAACCCTTCGCGTCAA contains:
- the LOC102232233 gene encoding protocadherin gamma-A4-like isoform X10 encodes the protein MVWLLESSVEMMNRRRLQSQHGIFFFFFLMPFAGGDLTYSIQEELKHGSVIGNIAQDLGLDVGKLATRKARVEMEGREKQYVGINLKNGNLFVTGRIDREELCGEKPACILVYELLVENPLELHRLSLQVQDINDNEPIFPKDIIKLEISESTDKGARYRINAAHDADIGQNAVQSYDLQQNPNFVLNVQTSPGRKYGELVLDKELDREEQQELRIILTAVDGGSPPRSGTVVIHVTVLDANDNAPVFTEAVYSARLPENSALKTPVITVSASDKDEGINGEVTYEFSRLSDKSQSLFSLDSKTGEMIVTGKIDYEDRARFEVFVEAKDGYGLSSEAKVIIDIIDVNDNAPVIYVKSLSNPIPENMSPNTEVGIINVQDRDSGNNRQVSCSIQENVPFKLVPSIKNYYSLVTTGQLDRELVSDYNITIIATDQGSPPLSSSKIIQLSVADINDNPPVFEEQSYSAYVSENNKPGSSLCTVSARDPDWRQNGTVIYSLLPGEVNGASVSSYLSVNGDTGVIHAVRSFDYEQFRSFKVQVMARDNGSPPLSSNVTVSVFISDVNDNSPQILYPAPEGSSFMTELVPKAAHGGSLVSKVIAVDADSGQNAWLSYHIVKATDPGLFSIDLHSGEIRTQRDISESDSMKQNLIVAVKDNGQPSLSATCSMYLLISDNLAEVPELKDISFDEKNSKLTSYLIIALVSVSTFFLTFIIIILGVRFCRRRKPRLLFDGAVAIPGAYLPPSYADVDGTGTLRSTYNYDAYLTTGSRTSDFKFVSSYNDNTLPADQTLKKSPTDFADVFGLNDSSPQQKPPNNDWRFTQGQRPGPSGPHMPYGTHIRWTPKNGTRATGGPEVAMGTGPWPQPPTEAEQLQALMAAANEVSEATATLGPGTMGLSTRYSPQFTLQHVPDYRQNVYIPGSTATLTSNPQQQQATAQQATQQALPPPQASAQAEPPKAAQTPASKKKSTKKEKK